Proteins encoded together in one Ptiloglossa arizonensis isolate GNS036 chromosome 9, iyPtiAriz1_principal, whole genome shotgun sequence window:
- the LOC143150997 gene encoding uncharacterized protein LOC143150997 has protein sequence MPTEETAKVPPNGKWGWIIVIAYALNGISTIPLMQGFGLIFKDIFPLYGFTGTEGAIIINSNLAFGMILGLINGPLLRNFGYRKLAVFGSILYCIGVTMTAFTKSFPLFIIFYGIFASVGMCMTFSAFSYALNSYFTTKRGRAMSLALTMIGLGPIIVPQITTFLISYYGFQGTILLYGAFSLHSLVGSILLQPLKWHTKNLKVQSQTVNEEIFMNKKENKTTETKSRLDEKNASFQEEECLINSVLDLNNTQRKRKSTISKIDHDAELGSIYGFDILFARQLSETLNVSSGEKDVDMYKTDENGQLLKQCGKSHQLSNRFKSVDTINLGSSVKIFEEKPNSVIKHNNFNTSDINECDFPNGVDNLLLENNEEKMVIDAGTDSSEKCEKKSATVQIFQKINQFFDLDLLQDPIYVNIMIGMGIAIFAEANFSQLTPFILTDMNLSIEKIGRVMSIIATVDLFFRILAPFLGEWLRQPPRIMYLLSLCLLIIGRSLLIFVNEFTPMIFIAVGLGASKGIRAVYMSLVVPHYVPIDRLPNASGIQMIVNGIILLTAGPILGLIRDSTGYYTSCLIMINSLTALTVIMWSVEMVIVRRRKLRMEKQQDNS, from the exons ATGCCTACAGAAGAAACTGCTAAAGTACCTCCGAATGGAAAATGGGGTTGGATAATTGTTATAGCGTACGCTTTAAACGGG ATATCAACCATACCTCTTATGCAAGGATTTGGATTAATATTTAAAGACATTTTTCCTCTTTATGGGTTCACTGGCACCGAGGGAGCGATTATCATTAATTCCAATTTAGCTTTTGGGATGATACTTGGATTAATTAATGGACCGTTGTTACGAAATTTTGGATATAGAAAACTGGCTGTATTTGGTAGCATACTTTATTGTATTGGAGTTACAATGACAGCATTTACCAAGTCCTTtcctctttttattattttctatggTATTTTTGCTT CAGTGGGCATGTGTATGACATTTTCTGCCTTTTCGTACGCATTGAATTCTTATTTCACAACGAAAAGAGGGCGAGCAATGTCCTTAGCATTAACAATGATTGGACTGGGTCCTATAATTGTACCACAAATCACAACATTCTTAATCTCATATTACGGATTTCAG ggTACAATTCTATTGTACGGAGCATTTAGTTTGCACTCATTGGTAGGAAGTATATTACTTCAGCCGCTTAAATGGCATacaaaaaatttgaaagttcAATCGCAAACTGTAAATGAGGAAATATTTatgaacaaaaaagaaaacaaaactaCAG AAACGAAATCCAGATTAGATGAAAAAAATGCTAGTTTTCAAGAGGAAGAATGTTTGATAAACTCAGTATTGGATTTAAACAACacacaaagaaaaagaaagagtacTATTTCAAAAATCGATCATGACGCTGAACTTGGAAGCATATATGGATTTGACATACTTTTTGCACGACAACTCTCAGAGACTTTAAATG TATCTTCGGGGGAGAAGGACGTTGATATGTACAAAACGGATGAAaatggacaattattaaaaCAGTGCGGAAAAAGTCACCAACTTAGTAATCGGT TTAAAAGTGTTGATACAATCAATCTTGGCAGCAGTGTTAAAATTTTTGAAGAGAAACCTAATTCTGTGATAAAACACAATAACTTTAATACTTCCGATATAAATGAGTGTGATTTTCCTAATGGAGTTGATAATTTATTGTTAGAaaataatgaagaaaaaatGGTGATAGATGCAGGAACTGACTCCAGCGAAAA ATGTGAAAAGAAGTCAGCTACagtacaaatatttcaaaaaataaatcaGTTTTTTGATCTCGACCTATTGCAGGATCCTATCTATGTGAACATTATGATAGGAATGGGAATTGCTATCTTTGCCGAGGCAAACTTCTCCCAATTGACGCCATTTATCCTAACAGACATGAACTTATCAATCGAGAAAATTGGGAGAGTTATGAGTATTATTGCCACCGTGGATCTCTTTTTCAGAATACTCGCTCCTTTTCTTGGAGAATGGCTTCGTCAACCTCCAAGAATAATGTACCTACTAAGTTTATGTCTTTTGATCATCGGTAGATCAC TATTAATATTTGTCAATGAATTCACTCCAATGATATTCATCGCCGTTGGATTAGGAGCTTCCAAAGGGATTCGTGCAGTCTACATGAGTCTAGTAGTACCCCATTATGTACCAATTGATAGGTTACCTAATGCATCGGGAATTCAAATGATTGTAAATGGAATAATACTCCTAACTGCTGGCCCAATACTTG GTCTAATTCGCGATAGTACTGGATATTATACATCCTGTCTAATTATGATAAATTCTCTTACCGCACTCACAGTGATAATGTGGTCAGTGGAAATGGTCATTGTTCGGAGAAGAAAATTACGAATGGAAAAACAACAAGACAATTCTTAA
- the LOC143151639 gene encoding uncharacterized protein LOC143151639, whose amino-acid sequence MHFTNHQLMWFQVLLILSLLAVICSTVSALKNDRGGPSFGSGPNFIHSRRIALNEYLIPPPPPRHHPVRSGRVASPQSAETPGYFSKFMDWLNPFGYGSSSSPPLTSPPYLQTPSLPTPQSHPLPFNLHPAASQPGPSLQPPPGLSGAPLYPLPGPQPNLPLYPPLSSSPNQHSGLVLSPPPSQHSGSIITPPLSPPPSQHSSSVFTPSLSPRPSQHSGSLLTPPLPPPPKQPLTHHSVSVFTPPLPPPLNQPPNQHSGSVLTPPLVHPPGQHSDSLFTPPVGVHPDLPINPPPNPSLPIYNAPPPPLHDARHYLPPLKNDQDAYLSVNKGKPCNPCNKFPWIPMQDGGVHSDTYPLPSQLSNGYLPPANQVYHDTQHSASHEIRIPDFSHVQVHQNGQQGIVGPLPNPLLYPGPMPPLYKAKPFDRPSQSSHTENVGHLEPPPLPIAFSTGQEHKNSEIGNENFNHDLTSSGTQINQGHVSVIPQNHEIETGKELTNQKDSFVTSILDNQSPISGPSVDQEHHNPSVLNQGHGGILNHPVQDNQDTVASFGATDFENHDFTSQNGNAYRESFESNSGLNNGLHYLPANLNPSASYGTSDLNNQGVENLNYQYSDDLSPSSSIVKDSHATTQTSFASRPVTNENLIHFEESSLLDLTKKGESRTDTQWPSPTHTYINTGAGIGDNVKTTANYNLQTDNTLTDDSLSFTKPSDGDFGTSTPVVVDYSESNEHRYIETSTINTRYNNQQDVSYIPPSGQPGFLWPSLLLNAPNSKNESFENTAFLDPLARWHNSSKEVKHPEQQGRPDSKDANDSVQRQQNVKRNKQVQVIIPYTSEYTPIPFQQSYGDWSVRNNPEKTQPRKVPPVHDTSIDNYVQQESKNEIQLINHLQSEYNFNNSNKLNTRVSLTSEIDARPTTTKANNSIDVRRLQKNIDNWTIQEYSKFTTSSTALPSSSHPYLLPSKKIPTEYLTTTEPGDHANVSNEKNESVKSYSLAGFSFNEIEHEGSASNHIEQTQTPLKVLRIESSKSTTSISESTDKSMINEKSTWDEYSVSISPVNKERVYVVTPQPIPLISSKIQLKQQIGVKEQDNLQETSKPSTNDAQESNDSLSEFEAIEKAYQVLPQAVNNLAVASTGKEDIPLWGIMEHEEFASLNLDETADESTSDVLDGPVLYSGHSKVSRAKR is encoded by the exons ATGCACTTc acCAACCATCAACTTATGTGGTTCCAGGTTTTGTTGATATTATCGTTGCTGGCCGTTATATGCAGTACGGTATCAGCCTTGAAAAATGATCGAGGAGGACCATCTTTTGGAAGTGGTCCAAATTTTATCCATAGTCGAAGAATTGCATTAAATGAATACCTCATTCCACCTCCACCGCCACGACATCATCCGGTAAGATCAGGCAGGGTAGCTAGCCCTCAATCAGCAGAAACTCCAGGATACTTCTCAAAATTTATGGATTGGTTAAATCCTTTTGGTTATGGATCATCATCGTCACCGCCTTTGACGTCACCtccatatcttcaaacaccTTCTCTTCCAACGCCCCAATCACATCCGCTACCATTCAATTTACACCCTGCTGCTTCGCAACCTGGTCCATCTCTGCAACCTCCTCCTGGACTATCTGGAGCACCTTTATACCCTCTTCCTGGACCACAACCTAATCTACCCTTATATCCTCCTCTTAGCTCATCTCCCAATCAACATTCTGGTTTAGTTCTTAGCCCACCCCCTAGTCAACATTCTGGTTCAATTATTACACCTCCTCTTAGCCCACCTCCTAGTCAACATTCTAGTTCAGTTTTTACACCTTCTCTTAGTCCACGTCCTAGTCAACATTCTGGTTCACTTCTTACGCCTCCTCTTCCACCTCCTCCTAAACAACCTCTTACTCATCATTCTGTTTCAGTTTTTACGCCTCCTCTTCCACCTCCTCTTAATCAACCTCCTAATCAACATTCCGGTTCAGTTCTTACACCTCCTCTAGTCCACCCTCCTGGTCAACATTCTGATTCACTCTTTACACCTCCTGTTGGTGTACACCCTGATCTACCTATTAATCCTCCTCCTAATCCTTCTTTACCGATTTATAACGCTCCTCCGCCTCCACTGCACGATGCAAGGCATTACCTTCCGCCTCTGAAAAACGATCAGGATGCATACTTATCCGTAAATAAAGGAAAGCCCTGCAATCCTTGTAATAAATTCCCTTGGATTCCAATGCAAGACGGTGGAGTTCATTCAGACACGTATCCTCTTCCATCACAACTTTCGAATGGTTACCTTCCTCCTGCCAACCAAGTGTATCACGATACCCAACATTCGGCTTCGCACGAAATCAGAATCCCAGACTTTTCTCACGTTCAAGTTCATCAGAATGGGCAGCAAGGCATAGTTGGTCCATTACCAAATCCACTCTTATATCCTGGCCCAATGCCACCATTGTACAAGGCAAAACCTTTTGATCGGCCATCCCAAAGTTCCCATACAGAAAACGTGGGCCATTTAGAACCACCTCCCTTACCTATAGCATTCTCGACTGGCCAGGAACATAAGAATTCTGAGATCGGTAACGAGAATTTTAATCACGATCTGACGTCAAGTGGCACGCAAATAAATCAAGGACACGTAAGTGTCATACCTCAGAATCATGAGATCGAGACCGGCAAAGAACTCACGAATCAAAAAGATTCGTTTGTCACTTCCATTCTCGATAACCAATCGCCAATTTCTGGACCATCTGTCGATCAAGAACACCATAATCCTTCAGTTCTGAATCAAGGACATGGTGGTATATTAAATCACCCGGTGCAAGATAATCAGGACACCGTCGCCAGTTTCGGAGCAACGGATTTCGAAAATCATGATTTTACTAGTCAGAATGGTAACGCTTATCGTGAATCGTTTGAATCGAATTCAGGACTCAATAATGGTTTACATTACTTACCGGCCAATTTGAATCCTTCCGCTAGCTACGGAACTTCAGACTTAAACAATCAGGGTGTTGAGAATTTGAATTATCAATATTCCGATGATTTGTCACCAAGCAGTAGCATCGTTAAGGATTCTCACGCGACAACGCAAACGTCCTTTGCAAGTCGTCCTGTTACTAATGAAAATCTTATACATTTTGAAGAGTCTTCATTGTTAGATCTCACTAAGAAAGGTGAAAGTCGTACAGACACCCAATGGCCGTCACCTACCCATACGTACATCAATACCGGTGCAGGGATTGGTGACAATGTGAAAACGACCgcaaattacaatttacaaaccGATAACACATTAACCGATGATTCGCTGAGCTTTACCAAACCGAGTGACGGTGACTTTGGGACTTCAACGCCTGTAGTCGTGGATTATTCAGAAAGTAACGAGCATCGATATATTGAAACGTCGACGATTAATACTCGCTATAACAATCAGCAAGATGTATCGTACATTCCACCGTCCGGACAACCAGGATTTTTGTGGCCAAGTTTGTTGCTGAATGCGCCAAATTCGAAGAACGAGTCTTTCGAGAATACTGCATTCTTGGATCCCCTTGCTCGGTGGCATAATTCATCCAAAGAAGTTAAGCATCCTGAGCAGCAAGGTAGACCAGATTCAAAGGATGCAAACGATTCTGTTCAGAGACAGCAAAATGTAAAACGAAATAAACAA GTGCAAGTTATTATACCGTATACATCAGAATATACACCGATACCATTTCAACAATCTTACGGAGATTGGAGTGTTAGAAACAACCCTGAAAAAACGCAACCAAGGAAAGTTCCACCTGTGCACGACACGAGTATCGATAATTACGTTCAACAGGAATCGAAAAATGAGATTCAGTTAATTAATCATTTGCAGTCagaatacaatttcaataattcgaataaattgaatacAAGGGTGTCACTAACATCGGAAATCGATGCGAGACCAACAACGACAAAAGCAAATAATTCAATCGACGTCCGCAGGTTGCAAAAGAATATTGACAACTGGACAATACAA GAATATTCCAAATTTACAACATCTAGCACTGCCTTGCCCAGTTCTTCGCACCCCTATCTTTTGCCATCAAAGAAAATTCCAACAGAGTATTTAACAACGACGGAACCTGGTGATCATGCAAatgtatcgaacgagaaaaacgaGAGCGTCAAGTCGTATTCTTTGGCTGGATTTAGCTTCAATGAAATAGAACACGAGGGATCCGCAAGCAATCACATCGAACAAACTCAAACG CCCCTCAAAGTCTTACGAATAGAAAGCTCCAAGTCAACAACCAGCATCTCGGAAAGTACAGATAAGTCTATGATAAATGAAAAGTCGACGTGGGACGAATACTCCGTATCGATATCACCTGTAAATAAAGAACGAGTTTACGTGGTGACACCACAGCCGATACCACTAATATCTTCCAAGATTCAACTGAAGCAGCAGATAGGAGTGAAAGAACAAGACAATTTGCAGGAAACAAGTAAACCGTCTACAAATGATGCACAGGAAAGCAATGACAGTTTAAGCGAATTTGAGGCGATCGAAAAAGCTTATCAAGTGCTTCCACAAGCTGTGAATAATCTTGCCGTCGCGTCTACGGGGAAGGAAGATATTCCCTTATGGGGAATTATGGAACACGAAGAATTTGCTTCGTTGAATTTAGACGAAACTGCCGATGAATCGACCAGTGACGTCTTGGATGGACCAGTGCTTTATTCCGGACACTCAAAG GTTTCACGAGCTAAACGATGA